TGAGTGACAGTTCGCACTATTCGTAATTCGTTCCTGTTTATTTGGTTCTAGAATTTTCCGCCAGTAGCGTCAACTGCCTCAGTAAATTTCTTATGAAACTCGTGTATTTGGAGACCTCCGTTGGCAAGTCGGCCTGCAATCATCCTGCGCTCGTAAATTTGAGCCGAGCACGTGACCACATTTCTATTGGCCACATTCTTCCCATCGCCCACATTCTTGCCGCATAAAGATAATCTCCCGCGACAATTTATGGCACGACCGCTAATAATTTACTTTATATGTATAAGGGAAGAGTTAGCTCCGCGCCGTTGAACTTGATCTACGGCACTGTTCCATGATGTACGGCGGTTTATGGTTTTTTGTCGTGATTTGTTTCATGTTATGCGAATTCAATCCAGATCACGTTGTTATTACATATCTTATTATTGTTAGGAACGCGgatgcactgagagaaaaatcggCTGACAAAGCACAATAAATGCTTTgtcattttttttgttgttgtaagagcaataAGCTTTGTGGCGAAAACAAAACGAGCTTATTGCCACCGACAACTTTTTTATTGCTAACCGTAAATCAACAGTTTATTGTATCGGTAACAATATTTACATTGCTACCGGAACAACCTATGTTTCCTTTGTCATGGCCTTCATATAATATTGCTAATTTATCAAGGTTAGACTTAGCTTCTACAACAAAGCATCTATATTTTGTCGTAGCGACCAAACTACTTTGCTGTTTTATCAAATCACGTGGCTTGTTACTGCAACAAAGCGTTTCTGTTTGTTCCAGTGACAATGTCACTTTGCAATGTTATCAAAGTTTTACCTTGTTGCTGGAGCAAAGATTTTATCCTTTGTTGCAGGTACAAACGTACCTTGCTAATTTATTAAAGTTAGATTTTGCTTATATAACAAAGCAGTTATATTTTGTTGTTCTAACAACTTCACTTTgctcattttaaaactaaaacgatttgttgctgccacaaaatgttttttttgttccaGTTACAATATCACTTTGCAATGTTAACAAAGTTTTACCTTGTTGCTGGAGCAAAGATTTTATCCTTTGTTGCAGGTACAACGTGCCTTGCTAACTTATCAAAGTTAGATTTAGCTTATATAACAaagcagttattttttgttgttctaACAACATCACTTTGctcatttttaaactaaaatgatttGTCGCTgccacaaaatgtttttttttgttccagTTACAATATCACTTTGCAATGTTATCAAAGCTTTGCCTTGTTGCTGGAGCAAATATTTTATCCTTTATTGCATGTACAACGTGCCTTGCTAACTTACTAAAGTTAGATTTAGCTTTTACAACAAATCAGTTATCTTTTGTTGTTCTTACAACATCACTTtgctcatttttaaaataaaacgatttgttgcttccacaaaatgtttttgtttgttccaGTTACAATATCACTGTGTAATTTAATCACAGCCCAACCTTGCTGCTGAAACTAGGTGATTTTCTTTTATTGCACTAACAAAGTGCCATTGTTATTATATTCAAATATGACttagtttttataacaaagcagTGTATTTTATTGAAGTTAGCCTTTGTTGCTGCGAACGTTACTAAGGTAGGTACACTCGACGTCAAATCAAGACTTTAACAAGATTTTAACAAGATATAAGTTTACGACCAATTTAAGCACTAATACATCATTTCCCGCCCCGatttctattcatttcataaccgaatattcgaaactcgaataaccggttgttacggttattttcggttataaaTTCTATGAATTTATCTTCTTTTTTGGCTGTGACACCTGTGactataatttttgtcattCGTGTACTTAACGAAAATGTACCAAATTTACTTCCCTATTTAtgaaatacatattttgattgaatattgtatcacgtccaaggtcatattttaacttttactgtattttgtatgcgttattaaataattacaaccggccgagtgcgagtcagactcgcgcacgaagggttccgtaccattacgcagaaaacggcaaataaatcaagtttgttgtataccctacttcaactgtctagctatcacggtttatgagttacagcctggggacagacagaccgacggacagacagacggactgcggagtcttagtaatagggtcccgtttttaccctttgggtacagaaccctaaaaacgatgacTTCACTCACATTCCTTAATACTGTACATTTATTGTCgtaattttgtaattatattattgtaataaagtTTATCAATTTTTAGTCGAGATTCGAgaataaccgtaaccgattataaacgattatttttcgggcataaccgtaaccgaaaccggttatgaagagcccatcaacgtgcacactagcgccactgctaaataatggtgattatttaaatttaacgaaagatatttaaaagaagggggccgctacgtactgtattttgtatttaaataccttttgaatacatcagactaggttttatgttgctggattcgtcgaacaaaaacggccgttttaactttggacgcatagattgacgaatcccgCAACagatctttcgttaaatttaaataatcacgattatttagcagtggcgctagtgtgcacgttgatgggctctgaAGTTTGGCCGGTTATTGCATTTCCTAATCATGAGTGAAGTGAGtaatcaagcatcactcaaatcgaacctttacatcaaaaatgtcaaaaacaatttccctctttaattattttttaaaagttaaaggcacaaacttattctgccattcaattcagtaccattcaatatataatatacttggtcaagcagatcttgtcagtagaaaaaggcggcaaatttgaaaaatgtaggcgcgaagggatatcgtcccatagaaactttgaatttcgcgcctttttttactgacaagatttgcttgaccagctttagtttgtcaaaggactgccGCATTTCAAAGATAGACAGAGCGAATCATACTACCTTTGTCTTGtattagcacccaaaagaaaaggatgagtatagtttttttttgttcttatttactgacaatttggtttgaccaactatacttaattatgcaataaaaagtaatataagctgtatgaacacggatgagataagttgttattaagttaatattactgtattgttttttatttcccGTCCGCTAAAACAGGACAgtaatagtttgtttttttttttatttgagttttacaataaaaaagaatttcccgtactatttttgctacaatacggagaacatttccgagcacattggaaaaattgatttttttaatgcattTGCGATAATTTTACGCGAGTGTACAAGATTTAATTCGTCACAAATTTAATTTGTCAATTCGACAACCTACCGAAACTAACTTTGTAAAAATGGCAACTCGCGGGCACGGGCGGGGTACGGGGTAAGGGGTATGTATGTTGTCGTTTCGTTTAGTTTTTTTGTCTTCAAATACGAATGTCAACGGTAGAGAATGGACGCGCGCCTATATTACTTAGTGCTACGATTCGATCACCAAGTAAAGTGCAAAATGGACATAAATAGTTTTCTTGACAGTGCCGGGCTGACACATTTGTCGCAGCGTATGGTGGGTAagtgtttatttattcttatgaatgttataaatatgaaagtgagtttttatgtttatttgttaCTCTTTTACGCGCATTAACTTTTCAACGGATTATCAAGACCATTTTCGTTTTTATGCTAAAACATACTGCGTTCGATCGGGTCGGATCGGGTCTTTGGGGTGATGGAGTGTTATTTTGTGTACTCATGTCTGTATACATggccacaaatcaaaatatatccaGCAGAGGTGCGACACAAAGTGTGAAAACACGAGGcgtgttaaaataaaacttgatgtGTAGCCGTGTGTAGATATGACGGCCGTCAGTCCAGAGCACATTATTTTGGCTACCTCTATGAGCAGGACCACCGTGCTATTGTTTTGTACAAAGATGTGGATCTGAACTTGGAGTATAATATACCAAGACTCCAAGGTGATGGGTTCCAAAGTTTTCAAACTCATTGCGTCGCACTTTTGACCATAATTTGTCGATCCAACAAAACTATTGTCATATCGACAAAGGTACATATTTACTAACTAAACCTTGTTTCTGTAGCAATGTATAACATATTGTATTGTCGTTTcggtgacgaccggtctggactaatgggtagtgacactgcctgtgaagcctatggtcctgggttcgaatcccggtaagggcatttatttgtgtgatgaacacagatatttgttcccgagtcatgggtgttttctatgtatataagtatgtatttatctataaaagtatgtacataattatatcatcACCTAGCACCCataatagtacaagctttgctttggggctaggttgatctgtgtaagatgtcccctaatatttatttatttatatcgacAAAGGTAACTATTAACTAGTTACAGAATGTTGTTTCTGTAGCGATTTAACTGAACTTTATCTTGCTTTCAGAGGAGGGAGTGACACTTGATTTTTTGCTGCAAGCAAATGATGAGGAGTTGTCTGAACTGACAACAAAAGTTGCAGACAAAATAAGACTGAGATCTTCATTAGGGAAAATTAGACATAAagttggtaatttttttttagtagttAAATAGTAGTATTATTATTGAAGATTTTCCGTAGCAGCTATAGTTTTGTAGTTCAGTTGTTAGTCTGGTTGAGtagtagcaaagagaatagagtgtatagagattCCGtcgtggtaaattatgtagtcacagtacatttactgccatctttcaacagaagattaaaactgttagatcgccatctactcgagagtaggctgaaggttatggcgctaTCGCTTGAATAGATAGGAGGCTGCCGCCATGCGCCTATGGAAGGCGCCGATAGGCATCTTCGAGCTCCCCGTAGGGTTAGGGTTCCCAGGCGTGTGGCTCTGATGCGCCCGAGGCTGGGGTGCTGCAGCGGTGGCGCGAAGCCAAGCGGTGGGCCCTGAGCTCCCGCGTAGGCCGCCCCACGTGCCGTGCCGTGCTCCATCGCCGCGGACCTCGCCTCGCCGCGATCCCAAGGTGACACTTCGACAGGCGCCTCTTCATAGCAGAGGAGGacattttaagtaagtatctttattatatttaaaactttcgcaatAGACGTGAGATATATGTATCTTTAGTTAAGCGGCCCATATTAGGATATCAGCATAAGACCATATCATATTTGGCATatcacgattttttttttttttataaatttacacgCCTATTATCACACGTTTCACGACAACAGCTACCTTGGTTggcaggtaggtacataaataatcctGACACCTTGACGTATTTATGTAACTATATAATGTGGTGACTGCGTTCAGTCTCGCTACCTTAATGACAGCTCCGTAGACTCGCCACTCACCATCGGTTCTACGAgttatgtaaaaaatataaaagatttaaaatttgaaataacaAGTTTTGTATTAATGGATTTTCTTTAAAATGAGCTTGTTAACTGCATTTTACGTGTAAGTTTCTGGACTTTTATAATGCCACCTgctagggtctgtgcggaaggagaagagtcgtgaaatgtatgggctcccctacatttcacgactcttctctttccgcacagactctatttacttgttattgtgacaaaaaagtcttaatttaatttaatttgttattgtttttggttttgggtttgtttgttttgtataaCTTGCGATGCTcactgatttatttttattttaataagtatatattctcatgaagtgaaatgtacaatttcttttgagaaaataaataaaatttaagcaTAATACAGAATTCTTaaaattgtttctttttttcaGAACGCCCCTTTTATGAATGACCCCGGACTGTTCTCTCCAACGTCCAGCGCATGTAGCAGCCCAGTGCCAGTAGCTTTGCCTGAAAGGCAAAGTATATTAATTCTAGGACCAAATGGAACTCTTGAGGTATGTATTTTGAATCTTAATCCTTAAAAAAAGAATTCTGGGTGGGTAACGGAAATTTGGTGGGTAAAGATTTTAAATCATTTGAACAGCTTGGCAGATATTTCTgccggtgactgtacctacttaacattttttttttcagggtaCTCCATTAGAGATCAGACCAAGTGTACAGCCCACTATACAACAGATCACACCTGTGCAACCACCTACGATACCGGCCACACCTGTGCAGCCTCCACAGCCTCCACAGGCGTTGCAAGATTATAATAGGGAAGGATACTTCGAACCAAAGGTAAAAACTGTTTTCATTAGTCTTAAGAGGATATTCCGCGTTAAAATGGAAAAtctgtcttttttttttattaaaacacttttCAGTCTTGAAATCACTAAAAACGCAACGTTGCCAGCTAAGTTCGAGTCCAAGTGTCCCCTAAGCGATATTTTGGTAATTTTTGTGAttatggaatttttaattttcacaATAGGATTGTGaactataaatataaactaaattttCCATATTGAATgctcatacacacacacacacacacacacacacacacataatcACGCCTATATTCCCGGATGGGGTAGAGTGGTAGACAGAGCGTTAGAGGTCACATCATGCCACTTTTGACAAAGTTTTGAGGCTTATGATATCATCAAAATCGGCACGCGGTGACAGGTTATCAGTCTATCGCCCACGGTCCAATCCATGTCCCTTTACTgatttttacagtaggtatgcAGTAGGTAAAGCAGCTGGAA
This window of the Cydia fagiglandana chromosome 15, ilCydFagi1.1, whole genome shotgun sequence genome carries:
- the LOC134671148 gene encoding uncharacterized protein LOC134671148, translated to MNDPGLFSPTSSACSSPVPVALPERQSILILGPNGTLEGTPLEIRPSVQPTIQQITPVQPPTIPATPVQPPQPPQALQDYNREGYFEPKLVRNKQIQPRCWELLLCSGKCTLSQYRKKKVWRLSRHEASTGFLARVAAASEIATYCPQQEAFNLSKGIESTTHTCGRTFMG